The nucleotide window TTTACACCAAGGCCATTGATGCGAACACCATCAAGGAAGTGTGtactaaatatatttacaacaaaGCTCCAGCGATTGCAGCTGTGGGTACGTACCACCTCGTTCTGTACAATACAAATTCACTTTACTGATGTGCACCCCTCCCGTTTTTGTTAGCAGAACCCGTGTCATCCTAAATGACTGAATAGAGAGATGGGATATAGATATGTAGCTAACTATATTTGTATGTgactattattatttgtatgagTTCTGATTAATCAATAAGCGAATATGATGTGTTTCAGGGCCTATCGACCAGCTTGCAGACTACAACCAGATCAAAAGTGGGATGTGCTGGTTGAGAACCTGAGAGACCAGGACACACAGATTACAAACTATTTATTaagtgtgtgcatttttttgttttattataaaataaagaacaacACAATAACATTAAAAGAACATGAGGctaagtgtgtctgtgtgagaacGGTTGTTTCTTGCACTTTATGCGGTCATTTTTTACTCTTGCCAGAGACTTGCTCCTGGGCAGCTTTCTTTGCTTTAATCATTTCCACAAGTTCCTGTGAGGGACAAACAATAACAAGTTATTACTAGTCTAATTATTACAGCATGACTCGTTCAAGAACTGAGTCTCggtttaaacagtttaaagcACCTACTTTGTATCTCTTCATACAGTCTTTCTTGGTACGTCCAGGCACAGTTGCGGCGATTTTGTCCCACCTCTCAGGTGTGTTCACGGGGTAGGTCTTCAGCGCCTGCTCTAGGAGCTTCTGCTCCTCTGTAGTCCAGGGAGCAGGATTAGTGTCACTGGCTGATCCTAATAAGACAAAAAGGATTCATTAATCTGAGAGATATTCATTTACAGCAATGTGTAAACTTGAAAGAGAAGCAAAGATAGGCTCAAGAAGTACCGAAGAGTTCCTCACCTTCAAACCTCTCAGAAGGCATGGCATTGTCTACAGTTGGAGGAACGACCGAATGCTCCTTCTTAAACTTCTCAAAAGCCTTCTTGTTCACTTCTTCCTTTTGGTGAGGGtctaaaagttaaaaagtaggaaaaaaagattattaaacatATGGACAGatcatatttataaaacagtGAGTGCCACTTATGCAACTGAAACCCACCAAGTTTCTGTAGAGTCTTCGCTTTATTGATGACGTCTTTGGCGGTTCTTTTGATGCCACTACTTGAGTGCAAGTTCATGTAGTTGGCGATGACTTCCCATCTACGGAACAGGACAGAGCAGAACCGAATGTATCACACTGCAACAACAGGACTATAGGACTGCATAATTGATGAAGTGTCTAAACATCTGACCTGGCGTTTGTTCCAGCAGGAAACAGGTTAACAGCTTTGATAAGCAGCTGTAGATCCTCCTCGTTCCAGCCTTTACCCACTCCGCTTCCGGCGTTGGCGTTTTCTGAGCTGCGCGCCACCTGCTGCGTCTTGACCTCGGCTTCTCGCTCACGCTGCAGCTGCTCGTTCACTTCCTGCACCTACGCGATAAACACTCAAAGTGAAACCTTAGTTGTATTCACGTGCAGTTTTGCGGCCAAAAGTTCATGTAGGCGGAAGTTAAAGATCAATCTCAGTTTTCCAGAACTCAACACACAATTTAGGTTATTTCATTTGGCAGGTCTGAATAAAGTTGACATTCTCTTTGAACAATCTGGAAGATTccagaaattaatttaataactttCAGAAGATTCTGACGACTTCTCATTTCCTATGCACACGTGGCTTGTATTAAAGTCAGTACTATCTTGTTACCTTCTTTATAGCTTGTGTGGATCCAAAGCATCTATGCCAGGgcctcagaaaaaaataaaaaaaaaataaaaatcacctaCACCAGTTTGGTTCCtcctttttaaacaatttgcaaACAGCCAAACCGAACATCGTAAGAAATGATTCTATGCAGATGGAAGATGTTTGGAATCAACAGATGTTGAATTGTTCATGGAttaactcacaaaaaaaaaaaaaaaaaagattgatgcAAAGCTTTAACACCAAGGGAAACAACAGGACTTGGTAAAAAAGCTGGAGGCAGCAGGCCCCtcatcatcctttttttttttttttgtacattgaaGAAGCCCGACTCGAGATCTAGGAGTTTGTGGAAGCCCACCAGCCTTTTGAAGGACTGTTCTCTGGTTAGATAGAACCAAAGTCAAGGCAAAGGTATGGTCAAAATGATCAGCACTGGGCCACATCTCTGGACCATGGTGTTAAACGGAACATGTGCAGGTGTTTTGTTGAAAAAAGGGACAGGTGGACTTTAGAGAGTAGATGAGAAAGAGAATTATCTAGAAATACTAAAGGAAGACCTCAAGACATCAGCAGGAAAGTAAGAAGCTGGTCACAGCGCAGTCTttagcaggacaatgatcctaagCAAAACAAGTGTTGGAGTGACATCCCAAAGCCCTGACctgaattctaaaaaaaatgtgtggatTGAACACGGAATGTAAATGAGGAGGTTTAAAACCTTGACTgagttccccccccccccctgtcaGGAGGAAGGGCAAAGCATTGATAGATTGATGAGTACAAAAGTTCAATTCAAGTTCAAGAGATTTAAAGGGAACAACATCAAAAACTGTCAACGTGTCTGGAAACTTCTGACCCCCAAAAAACCTGATCTAGTAAATAAAAGCAGATATAAATCTCCCATCTTggctattattttaaaacaacctTAGGGAAGCTCTTAAGAAAATTAGTTTTGCTgcacatttatataaatgtaatttgttcTGCGACTTATGATTAAACAGGAGCACAGTCATGAcaaaaaatgcacatttgtgTAACTTGCCTGTTTTTCTATGGCAGCTCTGTTCTGCTCTTTGCTCCCTGAAGCTAATAGTTCATTTAACGTCTGTAAGCtagaaaaaacaggaaaatgtaATTAAGTGCACACATTTAATCAGTCTTTAGATTACAATCAtaagaaaaatttaaatctCTCCACCATAAAGAATATTATTGCACAGCATTACCTTAAAAGCTCTAGTCGATCACATAGCTTCTCCACGTCTTCCATCATTTTTACACTCTCCACCTCACTATCCACAAAGTAATTACAGTTCTGGAAAACAAAGAAAGCACTAGTTAATACTGCAATATGAAAACATAACTCTAAAAGTGGCAATCTGCAAAATCCAAGCAACTTTGTATCAACATCCTGACAGAGCACaggataattataataatttttttaaattaactccTCCCCATGTACGACCACACCCCCAACTTATCACACAAAATTCAGttctaaaaatgctttttttggtTGCATGTTAATCCGGTTAACATTCTGTGAGCTGCTGCTTTagtttttcactttatttttttatgtttttgcctCACAGGACCCAGCTTGGTATCCACTGTGACACTGACCAGAATAAAGCAGCGACTTAAAGTGGATAAGATTGATGTACGACAAATCCTATTACCAGCTCACaagtgtttgttttgcatattgtgcagattactgtatatttaaatgacTCAGTTTACAAATATTGAGCAATATTGAGCAAACACAGTTCCTACAAAACAGTTATCCGATCTTATTGTCACTGAGGATCAGCTGCTTGAGTAAATTAGATTCCTTCTGGCTACAATTCATCAACAAAAGTcaagtgtttttaataattactgAGATTTAGAGTTAGTAATAACAACAACTTTGTAATGAAAGTAAGTCCACTTTGTGTTTGGACCCTTTACCTTGCACGTTGTCCTgagtttctgtctctctttcttgaTGGCTTTCTTCTGtgcttccttttctttcttggcCTGCTGGGCCACCTGTTTGGCCTCCTCTTCTTCCTTCTCCCTGGCCAAGCGAGCTGCTTCCATCTCAGCCTGTCGAGCCTGCAGTGCagcaaatgcacacacacacacacgttacatAAAATGTACATTCTATATTGCATTTATCGTGTATCATCTTTACCACAGAACACAAGTTTGAAATCCTTAAAATAACCAGAAAAATCTCAAGGATCTTACACTCTGGTTTCATTTCTACTTTTTAGGTAGTACAATATTtctaaatcaatcaatcttttttttcattgttaacAACTAAAAACCTCTTTAAGAGATAATTGaggcataataataatagtcagaTTTTTACTCTAACTAACccgttctttttcttcttgctccTTCTTTTTAGCTTCAGCTTTGGCCTTTTTCTCCGATTCCTTCCTGGCTTTCTCCTCCTCCTTAAACTTCTTTATCCTCGGGTCACAGCTGTAGGCTGTATCTACAAGAGCAGCCCAAAAATTATATACTGCCAATACAGCATAGTGTAAACATAGTAAGCTGTTCTGATCATGAAGTGATAGTGATTATGATTAAAAAAGTTCTAAGGGGAAATGTCTTTCATGTATTCAGCAACTAAAACATTgaacatttctcttttttagagCTTTTCCACAAATTAACTCGAACAACCCTTCCTTTCATGTAAAGACAGTTGTTTTTCTGGATGTTATCAGCCAGTGATGTTATATGAAACAGAATTGAAATGAAACTACCATTATTTGGCCATGTTATTCTTCaagttattttcttttacttcaTGCCACCAATCATGATTCACAGCTGTATGCCCTGCTATATTTGGCAGccatgttgatttaaacaagaCAGATGTTCAAGTCAGGTGATTGCAGCAGCTTCAAGAATAAGATGCTAAACTGGCCATACCAACGAGAGTTCGTATCCtgttcatttcttcttttttcctttgaGCTCGTGATGCACGGTTCTGCTTCTCAATCCATCTTCGTTCATCTcggcttaaaaaaacaaacaaaaaaaaacaacacacactacATTTTTATACTTGTGTTGCCTTATAAATTATAGCTTGTAAGGTGCAAAACAATATTATTACCATTCagccttttctttctcttcttcgtCCAAGTATGAAAACTCTCTCCATGAATCAAAGTTGTACCTTAAAAGATCGAAATAAACTTAGAAAATTAACACAGGCACTGACATCAGCTTCAATGTGCATTGAGAATAAACTGCTTAAAAACTCTAGCTGAATGTTTTGCGCAATATTTCTCTGTAGCACACATATCTATTACTTCATACACCCCAAGCGGGCGCACTTGCTGCTCAGGTGGTGCAAAAAACTGGACATTGTATTTTTAGCTGCCTAACGTTGGAATAATGACAAGGACAGTATTTTGCCCTCTTGTATTCATCCTTTTTTAGTTCCTTTTAATGACCCACAGTTTACGATTTCTTTAAACCCTgaccaatagaaaaaaaaatacaatacaggGGGTGAAAAACAGGAAATGTATTTTCCCCATGGTTGATGTTTGCAAACATACACTGAAGTTAGTCTGCATAATACGTAACCTTCAAACTACGTATTATGTAGTTTGGCTTTATTAATTATTCACACATAGCTAATCTGCTGGAATTGCGCTGcaataactgtttaaaaaaaacagacaaagcaTGTCTTATTAATGATGATTAATTGAGTTTTGATTGTTAATGCTTTCCACTAtcggttttaaaaaatgtaaatgaaaaatggAAACATGGACCGGGGAATGATTTCAGTCGTATTAAAGAAATTCCTTCAATCTCTTCTGACACTTAAGAagatttaaattacatactgtaccaaaCACTTACCAAAAAGAATAGAAATTATCCACTTCCTCAAACGATGACTGCAGGGTCCCAAAATTTGGGACGTGTTTTTTAGTGGACCACCTGTCAATCACATCAAAGATGTGGTTTAATGCTCTAATTGTTGACATATCACAAttcaaaacaaagcaaaaaaaatgtaaagaggtACCACGATACCAATCACCAACTGAGTGATaccaatttctttaaaaaaaattacataaataaaaacaaataacttGCACGGTCACATCCTTTTCCCTGGCTGGTATTCAGTGATGTTCAGGACAGAAAGCCGATTCGGACTCACTGACCTGGCATTGCGCTCAAACACAGGAGAAAAAACTTCAAAGAATTTCTCTTTGCCTTCAGCCTTGGAGGGCACCGTGTTGTCGAAGGTGGGGTCCACACTGTCGAACGCCCGTCTCTTTACTGGGTCCGACAGAATCTCTATTGCTGGAGTTACATCACATTCACAAACCCATGTGAGATATAGAACTTCAGattgagtggtgtgtgtgtgtgtgtgtgtgtgtgtaagacttACCTTTAGTTATGCAGGTGAAATAATCATTATCTCCCTTGACGATCTGCTCGCCTGCTGCTTTTCTCTTGTCTGGGTGATGTTTCAGCACCATTGCTTTATCTATAGAGAAACAACCAGTAACACCATGGAGAAGTTATtactcaaaaaaacaaacaaaaaaattaaaagttgtgAATGAATTAGGCTATTCTAGAATGTGTGTATTACAGGACAAATGCAGGGTGTTTGTctaaaagagagggagagagagtgtctttgtgcagaagAGTAGCAACTTACGCGCAGCTTTAATCTGCTTCTGGGTGGCCTTGTACCTCATGTGAGCTAAACCCAGTACAGCATAGTGATCCTGGTTCTGTTCAAGAAAAAGAGCAAATCAGAGTAAATACAACCGTACAGGCAACAAGACACACAGGAGAGCATCGAACTGACAGATCAATCGCTGACATCTGCAGGACATTCAGATTTACTACAGCAACAACACTGGCTCTTTAATGATCTGTCTATCAGAGATACAAAAATACtcacatttatcttttattcagCTTGAATTATTCAACTGTTATatctattttaaattaaaccacTACATCACATCACAAGTTATTTATCCTAACATGTCATGGCAGCACCTTCCAGTCTTTGGGGTCCAGTGTTTTTAGCAGAGGATACTCCTCAATCTGAAGCTCCTCATCTGCTTCTTCCTCAGAGagctcctcttcctcctccagcTCCTGGAACGAAGCCGAGACATTTCGATCCCTGCGCTTCAGAAAGGCTTCAAACCAGCGGCCGACAGGCTCCACCTGAA belongs to Clarias gariepinus isolate MV-2021 ecotype Netherlands chromosome 2, CGAR_prim_01v2, whole genome shotgun sequence and includes:
- the dnajc2 gene encoding dnaJ homolog subfamily C member 2, with product MVACEGLSMLKEAQEGQVTLVCNTTAVSVQVQVEPVGRWFEAFLKRRDRNVSASFQELEEEEELSEEEADEELQIEEYPLLKTLDPKDWKNQDHYAVLGLAHMRYKATQKQIKAAHKAMVLKHHPDKRKAAGEQIVKGDNDYFTCITKAIEILSDPVKRRAFDSVDPTFDNTVPSKAEGKEKFFEVFSPVFERNARWSTKKHVPNFGTLQSSFEEVDNFYSFWYNFDSWREFSYLDEEEKEKAECRDERRWIEKQNRASRAQRKKEEMNRIRTLVDTAYSCDPRIKKFKEEEKARKESEKKAKAEAKKKEQEEKERARQAEMEAARLAREKEEEEAKQVAQQAKKEKEAQKKAIKKERQKLRTTCKNCNYFVDSEVESVKMMEDVEKLCDRLELLSLQTLNELLASGSKEQNRAAIEKQVQEVNEQLQREREAEVKTQQVARSSENANAGSGVGKGWNEEDLQLLIKAVNLFPAGTNARWEVIANYMNLHSSSGIKRTAKDVINKAKTLQKLDPHQKEEVNKKAFEKFKKEHSVVPPTVDNAMPSERFEGSASDTNPAPWTTEEQKLLEQALKTYPVNTPERWDKIAATVPGRTKKDCMKRYKELVEMIKAKKAAQEQVSGKSKK